GGCCAGTCCGGCCATGGTCAGGGGCTTGCCGCCGCAGGCCACGGCGAGGCGGGTGATCTCGGCCAGGCCGCGGGTGATGAGGGCGGCGATGGTGTTGTGGCCGAGGCCCATGCCGTCGCAGACCCCGGCGGCGATGGCGATGACGTTCTTGAGCGCGCCGCCCATCTCGACCCCAACGACATCATCGTTGGTATAGACCCGGAAGGTGGGATCGCTGAACTCCTTCTGCACCAGGCAGCCGAGTTCGGCATCGGTGGAAGCGATGGCGATGGCGGTGGGATCGCCCTTGGCGACTTCTTTGGCAAACGACGGACCGCTCATCGCGCCCAGGCGCGGGTGGAACTTATCGGCCAGCACCGCGCCGATCACC
The Terriglobales bacterium genome window above contains:
- a CDS encoding NAD(P)H-dependent glycerol-3-phosphate dehydrogenase, encoding VIGAVLADKFHPRLGAMSGPSFAKEVAKGDPTAIAIASTDAELGCLVQKEFSDPTFRVYTNDDVVGVEMGGALKNVIAIAAGVCDGMGLGHNTIAALITRGLAEITRLAVACGGKPLTMAGLAGMGDLVLTCTGGLSRNRTVGVELGKGRKLDDIIAGMHGMVAEGVLTTNAAVGLAARMNVEMPISQQMHAILHQGKPARDAIRELMTRPATAELNFLTSA